DNA from Palaemon carinicauda isolate YSFRI2023 chromosome 26, ASM3689809v2, whole genome shotgun sequence:
ATTCcatctgtcaaatgttttcagaaactggACAAGTTTCCCAACATCCAATTTAAAATCATGAAATACGGACTATCACAGAGACCATTCTAAGCACTATAGGttcgcttgctgtgagcgatcaggtgaaaatctcccaccatcaccaatctgcagattaaaatgaactttagattcattttatgtatgaggttctacaaaaattataattgaatattctaaaaatatgttctatataaaactaaaaattggaagtttaaactattacaaatttcaaaaacccttagattaagaagaggatgattgttaattatttacttatttatctatctatctggttAGTGTTATTGTGGCTGGAAATGTAttgttgtggaaattcttgtccacagaTAAGGAAGAAAAGGAACTGAATGAGTTCGGTGAAATTATTCAACTGATGGAGGAGGAAATTGAATTTTTAGACAAAGAAGTGGAGAATGACAGGGAGGAAGACGAAGAAAAAAAAGAGCTGAGGGCAGAGATTCAATGTCTCTGCAACAGAGTCGAAGCTCTTCAAAACGAAAAGGATATCgagactgaaaaattctcaacAGAGATGCAAGATCTTCAACAAACTAACGATAACCTAAAAGACGAATTATCAAATAAAGATGCTTCAATCGGAGAGTATCTAAATCAATTAACTAagatggaacaaataaatcttgaaataagcAAGAAACTAGTAAATGTTGAAGGTGAAAAAGCAGAGTCTACTCATCGGTTGGAATCTATATTTGAGGGAGAAATTGAGGAATTAGATAAAACAATTCAGAATCAAGTGGACATTATTAAAGAGagggaaacagaaaaagaaagactgaCCTCTAATAatctagctgtagtgagggaagttggccgaaagctatttcagtaggaagggcaacctctggcgcggcggaaaaacccgtaaggtcaatgcccagaaaactgaagtaggtctcaaattgcttctcttattcttccgactcatatataagtcatgactgacccttaataggctagctgtagtgagggaagttggccaaaagctatttcagtaggaagggcaacctctggcgaagcggaaaaacccataagttcaatgcccagaaaactgaagtaggtctcaaattgcttctcttattcttccgactcatatataagtcatgactgacccctaataggctagctgtagtgagggaaggtggctgaaagctatttcagtaggaagggcaacctctggcgcggcggaaaaacctgtaagttcaatgcccaaaaaactgaagcaggtttcaaattgcttcccttatacttccgactcaaatataagtcatgactgacccctaataggctagctgtagtgagggaagttggttgAAGGC
Protein-coding regions in this window:
- the LOC137619441 gene encoding coiled-coil domain-containing protein 186-like; translation: MATAVTADSADTTRNTGLSDKEEKELNEFGEIIQLMEEEIEFLDKEVENDREEDEEKKELRAEIQCLCNRVEALQNEKDIETEKFSTEMQDLQQTNDNLKDELSNKDASIGEYLNQLTKMEQINLEISKKLVNVEGEKAESTHRLESIFEGEIEELDKTIQNQVDIIKERETEKERLTSNNLAVVREVGRKLFQ